Proteins from one Podospora pseudoanserina strain CBS 124.78 chromosome 1, whole genome shotgun sequence genomic window:
- a CDS encoding hypothetical protein (EggNog:ENOG503PBP9; COG:S): MFFSFNNILLINNPYTMNLLESDEILKLNDKITSFVLVNPDQVDDDDVDIFVVKSPGLSPFTRHNETKASSLDEPAETSQDANSGSKPSATIRSMTQLCDTCYNALNYFGYHADLHKTKGKEAMEGLPPACLLHNGAKTLQDGEDARCHLCIFLMANLRVKRLAMESIDESNIEMCWQSGPAPNRLHFALTHRGHPRAAKNYWNILKLQIWPFSEFDRALFGMTEGKGMERHPTTESEQTRDNALEWLKRCQTNEDGKHNQCNNTASRDWLPTRLLDVKSAIETSMVKLVTPLDTPRDFEQEREYITLSHCWGEWGASQLPVLTTGNIAERLREGVSISLLPKTFADAIKAASWFKVRWLWIDSLCILQDSKEDWQRESIMMYDVYKNALLNISADDSPDGRFGCFRNRDPLAVFPMYISFNGQESWKCWLTPDTHGVFDSITKSSLAKRGWVFQERQLSRRVLHFTSHELMWECCAEAPYFASETFPGGTPFKSVFNRNPKFQTRTKLNVAPDTSPELYKAWNTIYKEYSGKIFSHVQDRLVALSGLAQEFEAALPDDTYLAGIWCSTLPQSLLWQSSGDSSPVGSTGSYIAPTWSWLSIAGPVSPSALDYSGSTYSLVDIVDATTTPVFPAKPTASLKDASITMRCFMRPVEVRPDYEKKPWYMLAMGGGKTHKLSIKEEDGTEAFCVSNFHSDAFDFSFDIEWDEDMENGPDVVAGYFVPLIMRKPTEYESLCIGGLLVEPVGDGPKATYKRIGLLTVYGSHCQRVKYMATHSDKDEAEQKWDHLLKCLRATHESSEKLKDDKEEDSSECESCAEKEDSEERVLTEKLESLKVGESDEDRAPIDLGSIDATERLYALDGVVGSELQSMFEKLSLKEIKLI, translated from the exons atgtttttctctttcaacAATATCTTACTTATCAACAATCCATACACAATGAATCTCCTTGAATCAGACGAGATTCTGAAGCTCAACGATAAGATCACATCGTTTGTGCTCGTCAACCCGGACcaggtcgacgacgacgatgtcgacATCTTTGTAGTCAAATCACCCGGCCTATCCCCATTCACACGCCACAATGAGACAAAAGCATCCTCCCTGGACGAACCAGCAGAAACATCTCAAGATGCAAACTCTGGATCTAAACCGAGCGCAACCATCCGCAGCATGACCCAACTCTGTGACACCTGCTACAACGCCCTGAACTATTTTGGCTATCATGCGGATCTTCATAAAACCAAAGGCAAAGAAGCGATGGAGGGCCTTCCCCCAGCATGTTTGCTGCACAATGGCGCAAAGACCCTTCAAGACGGGGAAGATGCCCGCTGCCATCTCTGTATCTTCCTCATGGCTAACCTGCGGGTCAAACGGCTGGCGATGGAGTCGATAGACGAATCCAATATCGAGATGTGTTGGCAGTCCGGCCCAGCCCCTAACCGACTGCACTTTGCACTGACTCACCGGGGACACCCAAGAGCTGCAAAAAACTACTGGAACATCTTGAAGCTTCAAATCTGGCCTTTCTCCGAGTTCGACAGGGCACTATTTGGCATGACCGAGGGGAAGGGCATGGAACGACACCCGACTACGGAATCGGAGCAAACACGTGATAATGCGCTAGAGTGGCTGAAACGATGCCAGACAAACGAAGATGGCAAGCACAACCAATGCAACAACACGGCTTCTAGAGATTGGTTGCCAACCAGACTTTTGGATGTGAAGTCAGCAATTGAGACGTCAATGGTGAAGTTGGTGACGCCTTTGGACACCCCACGAGATTTCGAGCAAGAACGAGAGTACATCACACTCAGTCATTGCtggggggaatggggggcCAGTCAGTTACCTGTCTTGACAACAGGAAATATTGCAGAGAGACTTCGGGAAGGTGTTTCGATATCGCTACTGCCCAAGACATTTGCAGATGCTATCAAGGCGGCAAGCTGGTTCAAAG TCCGATGGCTCTGGATCGATTCGCTGTGCATTCTCCAGGACAGCAAAGAGGACTGGCAACGAGAGTCCATCATGATGTACGACGTCTACAAGAATGCACTGCTCAACATCTCGGCAGATGATTCCCCTGACGGTCGTTTTGGCTGCTTTAGGAACAGAGATCCACTGGCTGTTTTTCCCATGTACATTTCCTTCAATGGGCAAGAAAGCTGGAAATGCTGGTTGACTCCGGACACACATGGTGTTTTTGACAGTATTACCAAGTCCTCCCTGGCGAAAAGAGGGTGGGTCTTTCAGGAGCGCCAGCTGTCTCGCAGAGTGTTACACTTCACCTCTCACGAGCTCATGTGGGAGTGTTGCGCGGAAGCCCCCTATTTCGCGAGCGAAACTTTCCCAGGAGGAACACCGTTCAAGTCGGTGTTTAACAGGAACCCCAAGTTCCAGACCAGGACCAAGCTGAACGTGGCGCCAGACACCTCACCCGAGTTGTATAAAGCCTGGAACACGATATACAAGGAATACTCTGGCAAGATCTTCAGTCACGTCCAGGACAGACTCGTGGCCTTGTCGGGCCTTGCGCAGGAATTTGAGGCCGCTCTGCCAGATGACACGTACCTGGCTGGGATATGGTGCTCCACACTTCCGCAGTCACTACTGTGGCAGTCCTCTGGGGATTCAAGTCCTGTGGGGTCGACGGGAAGCTACATCGCGCCGACTTGGTCCTGGCTATCAATCGCTGGGCCCGTCTCTCCGTCCGCTCTCGATTATAGCGGAAGCACATACTCCCTAGTCGACATTGTGGATGCGACAACCACACCGGTCTTTCCGGCAAAGCCCACCGCCTCTCTCAAGGATGCCTCCATCACAATGCGCTGCTTCATGCGTCCTGTCGAGGTTCGCCCGGATTACGAGAAGAAACCCTGGTACATGCTTGCTATGGGAGGTGGAAAAACCCATAAGCTGTCaatcaaggaggaggatggcacGGAAGCCTTTTGTGTCAGCAATTTCCATTCCGACGCCTTTGACTTTTCGTTCGACATCGAGTGggacgaggacatggagAATGGACCGGATGTAGTGGCGGGGTATTTTGTGCCATTGATTATGAGGAAACCTACCGAGTACGAATCGCTGTGCATTGGTGGCCTCCTGGTTGAGCCTGTTGGTGACGGACCGAAGGCTACATACAAGCGTATCGGTCTCTTGACCGTGTATGGGTCTCACTGCCAGAGGGTCAAATACATGGCGACGCACAGTGACAAAGACGAAGCCGAGCAGAAATGGGATCACCTATTGAAGTGCCTTCGGGCAACCCACGAAAGCTCCGAGAAGCTGAAGGACGATAAAGAAGAGGACTCTTCAGAATGCGAATCATGTGCGGAAAAGGAAGATTCTGAGGAACGAGTCCTTACCGAGAAGCTCGAAAGTTTGAAAGTTGGGGAAAGTGACGAGGATAGAGCTCCGATTGATCTTGGTTCAATTGATGCAACGGAGAGGCTGTATGCTCTTGATGGCGTGGTGGGCAGCGAGCTGCAAAGCATGTTTGAGAAGTTGTCTTTGAAGGAGATCAAGCTGATCTAG
- a CDS encoding hypothetical protein (EggNog:ENOG503P32W; COG:Q), whose protein sequence is MQAPFCRDCFTGTLRGDITPVGTEQTVHNLPSYVSLPPEGARSLGTVVIITDAFGWKLRNTRVLADAYARRVPCTVVVPDFHKGTSLTEKFLILADALPTANMFTKIWTYVRVVPELVRFLLYNRYAVAAPRVNAFFHSLRQELGPSGKIGVAGFCWGGLYTIRLTHMSPPLVNCAFTAHPSLISVPADIDKVKDDTPLSIANGDDDQYLRRAKMETVVKMLRDRERHEVVVYEGAKHGFAVRGDIGDPKQKERGQGSEDQAVGWFGRWMA, encoded by the coding sequence ATGCAGGCCCCATTCTGTAGAGACTGCTTTACCGGCACTCTCCGTGGAGACATCACTCCGGTCGGCACGGAGCAGACTGTCCACAACCTGCCTTCCTATGTCTCTCTTCCACCTGAAGGTGCCCGTTCACTCGGCACAGTCGTAATAATCACCGACGCCTTCGGCTGGAAGCTGCGAAACACCCGCGTTCTTGCCGATGCATACGCACGGCGTGTGCCTTGCACAGTCGTTGTTCCCGACTTTCACAAAGGAACCTCACTCACCGAGAAGTTCCTCATCCTGGCAGACGCCCTCCCCACAGCCAACATGTTCACCAAAATCTGGACCTACGTCCGTGTTGTCCCCGAGCTCGTCAGGTTCCTCCTCTACAACCGATACGCCGTCGCTGCTCCCCGAGTCAATGCCTTTTTCCATTCCCTTCGACAGGAGCTTGGCCCGTCAGGCAAAATTGGCGTGGCTGGCTTCTGCTGGGGAGGGCTGTACACAATCCGCCTTACCCACATGTCCCCACCTCTGGTCAACTGCGCATTCACTGCCCACCCGTCCCTGATCTCCGTTCCGGCTGATATTGACAAGGTAAAGGATGACACACCGCTCAGCATCGCAAACGGAGATGACGACCAGTATCTAAGGCGTGCTAAGATGGAGACTGTGGTGAAAATGTTGCGGGATAGAGAAAGGcacgaggtggtggtgtatgaAGGTGCCAAGCACGGATTTGCCGTCAGGGGTGATATTGGGGATCCgaagcagaaggagagggggcaggggagCGAAGACCAGGCCGTGGGGTGGTTCGGGAGGTGGATGGCGTAG
- a CDS encoding hypothetical protein (EggNog:ENOG503P51E; COG:S) has translation MTMFKGGPGAWDPVHPGISKIYQYRPLTPKCQEHDYTIRLLHLLPARDSDASLRCWLIEKGYRDYWGIPVYHDYHAVSYTWGDPVFPEALEVLPNSFSSPTESLGVIRITQNLHSALKHLRRRDVPVVLWVDAVCINQSDVTERNSQVSNMPNIYKKASSTIVWLGDESAVDDARLCMSFFENLGRLSSTSQGQQHSTSWRKRFEINQLVGDFLDENKAEIAFFLERPWFRRRWIVQEVVLAKSVAIHCGRWKIDWDTFHLAMFELFESDQGIFTQDHRTTMRTMTGVRNGGRTITAVRNIGVAAKKQLPLDTLVEFASFLCADPRDRLYALYGVIKRWSPRQVTMQLSQISNIDYSLPTETVFTNFAAELMQINTHDLQLVASRYWIVTHVLQLATAFGQRDMPGDHFGIKIPSWVVDWTGDLCFEPLQHSRANGVAFEALRGNDVVQFLPNKEHPSHLVMVGIPFDMVTATISLDIAPMLLTNSVHKARVSLNKFLSEVARHVHDDSYKPTSEHLVTALAISLVANWDHTPSNSYFAQDPRFIQDFLAQLRNQQYHLPEMLHKWPAYVELMAITMRGRSLFLTAKGYMGIAATAVKTSDVVSLLDGQSVPFILRPERAAKYSVYHGERGAVEAPGCFDYQAMRYSYDMAMLASDPGAYNSFSLISDAYVHGLMKGESNEIMKKDGDDLALKIISIS, from the coding sequence ATGACCATGTTCAAAGGCGGTCCGGGGGCATGGGACCCGGTGCATCCGGGTATCTCCAAGATTTACCAGTACCGCCCGTTAACACCGAAATGTCAAGAACACGATTACACCATCAggctccttcatctccttccGGCCCGAGACAGCGATGCTTCTCTCCGTTGCTGGCTGATTGAAAAGGGCTACAGGGACTACTGGGGGATACCCGTCTACCACGACTATCATGCTGTGTCGTACACCTGGGGCGACCCTGTTTTTCCAGAGGCTCTCGAGGTCCTTCCTAACAGCTTCTCATCTCCCACCGAGTCACTTGGTGTCATCCGCATTACGCAAAATCTTCACTCGGCCTTGAAGCACCTAAGACGGCGCGATGTTCCCGTGGTTCTCTGGGTGGATGCTGTATGCATCAACCAGAGCGATGTCACGGAGCGCAACAGCCAAGTGTCCAACATGCCCAACATATACAAGAAGGCTTCGTCGACAATAGTTTGGCTCGGAGACGAATccgctgttgatgatgctcgGTTATGCATGAGCTTTTTCGAGAACCTGGGGAGACTTTCGTCAACTTCTCAAGGCCAGCAGCATTCTACCTCCTGGCGAAAACGATTCGAGATCAACCAGCTCGTGGGAGACTTTCTGGATGAAAACAAGGCTGAAATAGCATTTTTTCTCGAGAGGCCTTGGTTTCGCCGTCGTTGGATTGTACAAGAAGTCGTTCTGGCCAAAAGTGTGGCCATACACTGCGGACGGTGGAAGATCGACTGGGACACCTTTCACCTCGCCATGTTTGAGCTCTTTGAGAGCGACCAAGGGATATTCACACAAGATCATCGCACAACCATGCGGACAATGACAGGCGTCCGCAATGGCGGTCGTACCATAACAGCAGTGCGCAACATTGGCGTGGCAGCAAAGAAACAGCTGCCGCTGGACACTCTTGTCGAGTTTGCATCGTTCCTCTGTGCCGACCCTCGGGACAGACTTTACGCCCTATATGGTGTCATCAAGCGTTGGTCCCCACGTCAGGTCACGATGCAATTGAGTCAAATCAGCAACATTGATTATTCCTTGCCGACCGAGACCGTCTTCACGAACTTCGCAGCTGAATTAATGCAGATCAATACGCATGATCTTCAACTGGTGGCGTCCAGGTACTGGATTGTCACCCATGTTTTGCAGCTTGCGACAGCGTTCGGTCAACGGGATATGCCGGGTGATCATTTCGGTATCAAGATCCCATCATGGGTGGTGGACTGGACGGGCGATCTGTGTTTTGAGCCACTGCAACACTCACGAGCGAACGGCGTTGCATTTGAAGCGCTCAGGGGCAATGATGTGGTTCAATTCCTCCCGAACAAAGAACATCCCTCTCACCTAGTGATGGTCGGCATACCGTTTGACATGGTCACAGCAACCATATCACTTGATATCGCCCCAATGTTACTGACCAATTCGGTCCACAAAGCCAGAGTATCTTTGAATAAGTTCCTCTCCGAAGTTGCTCGTCACGTCCATGACGATTCTTACAAGCCGACTTCTGAACATCTTGTTACGGCCTTGGCAATTTCACTCGTGGCAAATTGGGACCACACTCCCAGCAACTCGTACTTTGCACAAGACCCACGCTTCATCCAAGACTTTCTGGCACAACTACGGAATCAACAGTATCATTTGCCTGAAATGTTACATAAATGGCCAGCGTACGTCGAGCTGATGGCTATTACAATGCGAGGACGGTCTCTTTTTCTGACTGCCAAAGGATACATGGGCATtgcagcaacagcagtcaAGACCAGCGACGTTGTCTCTTTACTGGACGGCCAAAGTGTGCCCTTCATTTTGAGACCGGAGCGAGCCGCAAAATACTCGGTTTACCATGGTGAACGGGGCGCCGTGGAAGCGCCGGGTTGTTTCGACTATCAGGCCATGAGGTATAGCTATGACATGGCGATGCTCGCGAGCGACCCAGGCGCATACAACAGCTTTTCTTTAATCAGTGATGCTTATGTGCATGGCCTAATGAAAGGGGAAAGTAATGAGATAATGAAGAAAGATGGCGATGATCTTGCGCTGAAAATAATATCAATTTCTTGA
- a CDS encoding hypothetical protein (EggNog:ENOG503P3XX) — MQNATTEAPKQDVILPMREPYMTQILEETKRYEFRKYRMADTVKRAWFYRVTPISAIAHVGEIAQPVTRRELLKRENLENGDETPEVTHVEEQAEVDEQIRQEESGGW; from the coding sequence ATGCAAAATGCAACCACAGAAGCACCCAAGCAAGacgtcatcctccccatgcGCGAGCCCTACATGACCCAGATCTTGGAAGAAACAAAGCGCTACGAGTTTCGCAAATACAGAATGGCGGACACTGTCAAGAGGGCTTGGTTCTATCGAGTTACTCCAATTTCAGCAATTGCTCACGTCGGGGAGATCGCTCAGCCAGTGACAAGGAGAGAGCTGCTGAAGAGGGAAAACCTGGAAAATGGAGACGAAACACCAGAGGTAACTCATGTCGAGGAGCAGGCGGAGGTCGACGAGCAAATTCGACAGGAGGAAAGTGGAGGATGGTGA
- a CDS encoding hypothetical protein (EggNog:ENOG503P1A1; COG:S): MADPLSIGASVLAFIGLADRIIRLSKFCIDGLKDAPSDIRMIHGEVSSLRAIIDVLAESKAPSFLENNAALLSCHRCLSDLETLLPTDAGVGLPRRRLTIAELAWPLKQSKARKTLVELSQHKATLLLIISGDVLHELRAIKTTLHEIQNNVTESERRSIQTWLEQTNPSRLHNAAISKHEPETCAWLTRSDGWRLWTSSTSPYRMLWIYGIPGAGKTVLASFAIEKIRLLCEGATNYVYAYYYCHYYNAQDEAIPLLRWVVAQVSRQLGWAPVELKRLHDRGCEPTVPELQHILELALARLERLFIIVDAVDESMPRDEIIRLLATISLDARFYKVRILATSRHYGDIERFFSAVSSSISMKNPYVDSDIQRHIRARFQSSMRLRRWQNSFQAIEEALVSGANGMFRWVDCQLHSIERLGDKTKLASVLQDLPRDLTESYIRIFEAIPEVDQPFIKRILLWVYGDSRTHWDGRGINGKLLLEAVSFDLYGIKDNAFDWAYLQDLCGCLIAVRNELSNPGVTDGDSFDDGASCWVTLAHYTVWEFLSSYHILSTPVSAFATSTEVAERQYAVSILRNALAARPEDPGTHWRRDREAYCLVVGCMFLGSPWLQTSEDLDLFYHFINPQNPHYRRFGPIQARALRGEEDFSSHCFFILAIPSQFRVPEQAFERENNAEVVLNAHLLKNWLYVGAGRSLELPAIGRLSQDEVWELGKHQVAGHFIRLNKSGEVQEIGFDGRVWDITSPPTRRLRASSLDPRAGSPALVP; encoded by the exons ATGGCAGACCCTTTATCCATTGGGGCGAGTGTCTTGGCTTTCATTGGCCTGGCAGATCGCATCATCCGCCTCAGCAAGTTTTGCATCGACGGGCTCAAAGATGCGCCCAGCGACATTCGCATGATCCATGGCGAGGTATCATCCCTCAGGGCAATCATTGACGTTCTGGCCGAATCAAAAGCTCCATCATTTTTGGAAAACAACGCCGCTCTCCTCAGCTGCCATCGTTGTCTCTCCGACCTGGAAACTCTGCTTCCCACCGATGCGGGTGTTGGCcttccccgccgccgccttaCCATTGCAGAGCTCGCTTGGCCCTTGAAGCAATCAAAGGCTAGGAAGACTCTGGTTGAGCTCTCGCAACACAAGGCTACCCTCCTCCTGATTATATCAGGTGATGTACT GCATGAGTTGCGCGCCATCAAGACAACGCTGCACGAGATTCAAAATAATGTCACTG AATCCGAGCGTCGTAGCATTCAGACTTGGCTGGAGCAGACGAATCCGTCACGGCTTCACAATGCTGCCATCAGTAAACACGAACCAGAGACATGCGCATGGCTGACACGCTCTGATGGATGGAGATTGTGGACGTCCTCGACATCTCCTTATCGAATGCTCTGGATTTACGGAATACCTGGTGCTGGCAAGACGGTATTGGCCTCCTTTGCCATCGAAAAGATCAGGCTCCTTTGCGAAGGCGCCACGAACTACGTTTACGCTTATTACTATTGTCATTACTACAACGCCCAAGACGAGGCTATACCACTGCTGAGATGGGTAGTCGCCCAGGTTTCTCGACAACTCGGCTGGGCTCCTGTCGAGCTCAAACGCCTCCATGACAGAGGTTGTGAGCCAACCGTCCCAGAGCTACAACACATTCTTGAACTTGCCCTGGCACGACTGGAACGGTTATTCATTATTGTCGATGCAGTTGATGAAAGCATGCCGAGGGACGAGATAATACGTCTACTTGCGACAATATCTCTCGACGCCCGATTCTACAAGGTCCGCATCCTTGCAACGAGTCGCCACTACGGTGACATCGAGCGCTTCTTTTCGGCcgtatcatcatccatctccatGAAAAACCCGTATGTCGATTCCGATATTCAACGTCACATTCGTGCAAGGTTTCAGTCTAGCATGCGCCTTCGGCGATGGCAGAACTCTTTCCAAGCAATCGAGGAGGCATTGGTGTCGGGAGCAAACGGCAT GTTTCGCTGGGTGGACTGTCAACTGCACAGCATTGAGCGTCTTGGGGACAAGACAAAACTCGCATCCGTCTTGCAAGATCTTCCTCGTGACCTGACCGAGTCGTACATCAGGATATTCGAGGCCATCCCCGAGGTCGACCAGCCGTTTATAAAACGGATCCTTCTGTGGGTATATGGGGACTCCAGGACACATTGGGATGGTCGAGGTATCAATGGAAAGCTGTTGCTAGAGGCAGTTTCCTTCGACCTGTACGGCATCAAGGACAATGCCTTCGATTGGGCATACCTGCAAGATCTTTGTGGCTGCCTCATAGCAGTGAGGAACGAACTTTCGAACCCAGGGGTTACTGATGGTGACAGTTTCGATGACGGGGCCAGTTGCTGGGTCACCCTTGCACATTACACTGTCTGGGAGTTCCTCAGTTCCTACCACATCCTGTCGACGCCTGTTTCAGCATTTGCAACATCTACCGAAGTTGCTGAGCGGCAGTATGCGGTCAGCATCCTTCGCAACGCCCTGGCAGCGCGTCCCGAAGACCCAGGAACACATTGGCGGCGCGACCGCGAGGCGTATTGTCTAGTTGTGGGATGCATGTTCTTGGGCTCACCATGGCTCCAAACCTCCGAGGACCTAGACCTGTTCTATCACTTCATAAACCCTCAGAACCCTCATTACCGCCGATTTGGCCCGATACAGGCACGTGCGCTgcgcggcgaggaagatttcTCTTCTCACTGCTTTTTTATTCTGGCAATTCCTAGCCAGTTTCGAGTTCCTGAACAAGCCTTCGAAAGGGAGAATAACGCAGAAGTGGTTCTGAATGCCCACCTACTTAAGAATTGGCTTTATGTGGGCGCTGGGCGCTCCCTAGAGCTGCCAGCTATTGGTCGCTTGTCGCAAGATGAAGTTTGGGAGCTAGGAAAACACCAGGTTGCCGGTCACTTCATTAGACTGAATAAGTCAGGAGAAGTACAAGAAATTGGTTTCGATGGGAGGGTCTGGGATATTACGTCTCCGCCAACTCGAAGATTACGTGCCTCGTCGCTCGATCCCAGAGCCGGATCGCCAGCCCTGGTTCCGTAA